A region of Photobacterium sanguinicancri DNA encodes the following proteins:
- the ffh gene encoding signal recognition particle protein, which produces MFENLSERLSKTLKNISGRGRLTDDNIKDTLREVRMALLEADVALPVVRDFVKRVKERAVGTEVSKSLTPGQEFIKIVQAELEAVMGESNEELDLAAQPPAVILMAGLQGAGKTTSAGKLGKLLKERNKKKVLVVSADVYRPAAIKQLQTLASDIGIDFFPSTADQKPVDIVTDAVAHAKLKFYDVLIVDTAGRLHVDEEMMDEIKDVHAAANPVETLFVVDAMTGQDAANTAKAFNDTLPLTGVILTKVDGDARGGAALSVRHITGKPVKFLGVGEKTDALEPFHPDRVASRILGMGDVLSLIEDLERNVDKDQAEKLAQKFKEKKGFDLEDFLSQLKQMKNMGGMMGMLDKMPGMSQLPDNMKDQVNDKMFNQMEAIINSMTKGERERPELIKGSRKKRIAAGSGTQVQDVNRLLKQFTQMQKMMKKMQKGGMKNMMRQMKGMMPGGGMFPGR; this is translated from the coding sequence ATGTTCGAGAATTTATCGGAGCGTTTATCCAAAACGCTTAAAAATATCAGCGGCCGTGGCCGTCTGACCGACGACAATATCAAAGATACGCTGCGTGAAGTACGTATGGCGTTACTTGAAGCGGACGTTGCGCTTCCGGTTGTTCGTGATTTTGTTAAGCGTGTAAAAGAGCGTGCGGTAGGTACAGAAGTATCTAAAAGCCTAACGCCAGGCCAAGAATTCATCAAGATCGTTCAAGCTGAGCTTGAAGCGGTAATGGGTGAATCAAACGAAGAGCTTGATCTTGCTGCGCAGCCACCAGCAGTTATTTTAATGGCAGGTTTACAAGGTGCGGGTAAAACAACCAGTGCTGGTAAACTAGGTAAGCTATTAAAAGAGCGTAATAAAAAGAAAGTATTGGTGGTGTCTGCCGATGTTTATCGCCCAGCCGCGATCAAACAGTTGCAAACCCTAGCATCTGATATTGGCATCGATTTCTTCCCTTCTACAGCAGATCAAAAGCCTGTCGACATCGTTACTGATGCTGTCGCACACGCTAAGCTTAAATTTTACGATGTCTTGATTGTCGATACCGCAGGTCGCTTGCACGTCGACGAAGAGATGATGGACGAGATCAAAGACGTTCATGCTGCTGCCAACCCAGTTGAAACCTTGTTTGTGGTTGATGCCATGACAGGTCAAGATGCGGCGAACACAGCAAAAGCCTTCAACGATACCTTACCACTAACGGGTGTGATCTTAACCAAGGTTGATGGTGATGCACGTGGTGGTGCGGCACTGTCTGTTCGTCATATTACGGGTAAACCGGTTAAATTCTTGGGTGTGGGTGAAAAAACCGACGCACTAGAACCGTTCCACCCCGATCGTGTGGCATCACGTATTTTAGGTATGGGTGACGTACTGTCACTGATTGAAGACCTAGAGCGTAATGTTGATAAAGATCAGGCTGAAAAACTGGCGCAGAAGTTTAAAGAGAAGAAAGGCTTCGACTTAGAAGACTTCTTAAGCCAGCTGAAACAAATGAAGAACATGGGCGGCATGATGGGCATGCTAGACAAAATGCCGGGCATGTCTCAGTTACCTGACAATATGAAAGATCAGGTTAACGACAAAATGTTTAATCAGATGGAAGCTATCATCAATTCAATGACGAAAGGTGAGCGTGAGCGTCCAGAGTTAATTAAAGGTTCGCGTAAGAAGCGTATTGCGGCGGGTTCAGGTACCCAAGTGCAAGATGTGAACCGTCTGCTTAAACAATTTACCCAAATGCAGAAGATGATGAAGAAAATGCAGAAGGGTGGCATGAAGAACATGATGCGCCAAATGAAAGGCATGATGCCCGGTGGCGGCATGTTCCCTGGCCGATAA
- the rpsP gene encoding 30S ribosomal protein S16, whose amino-acid sequence MVTIRLARHGAKKRPFYHIVVADSRCARDGRNIERIGFFNPVAKGQEERLRLDLDRVNHWVGQGATVSDRAAKLIKDAAKAAA is encoded by the coding sequence ATGGTTACCATTCGTTTGGCTCGTCACGGCGCTAAGAAGCGTCCTTTCTATCACATCGTAGTTGCTGATTCACGTTGCGCACGCGACGGTCGTAACATCGAACGTATCGGTTTCTTCAACCCTGTTGCTAAGGGCCAAGAAGAGCGTCTACGTCTTGATCTAGATCGCGTAAACCACTGGGTTGGTCAAGGTGCAACAGTATCTGACCGCGCAGCTAAACTAATCAAAGATGCAGCGAAAGCAGCAGCTTAA
- the rimM gene encoding ribosome maturation factor RimM (Essential for efficient processing of 16S rRNA), with protein sequence MSLKNQDHIVVGKLGATYGIKGWLKVFSYTEQSESIFSYAPWLVKVKGEWKELRVESWKRHGQGLVAKLEGLDIREDAQVFTNAEVTVPAGQLPALSDEEFYWRELFGMSVFTTEGYDLGKVTDILETGSNDVLVVKANLKDAFGQKERLIPFLDEQVIKSIDRTAQRIEVDWDPGF encoded by the coding sequence ATGAGTTTAAAAAACCAAGACCACATTGTAGTCGGTAAACTAGGTGCCACCTATGGTATCAAGGGTTGGCTCAAAGTTTTTTCCTATACAGAACAGTCTGAAAGCATTTTTTCTTACGCGCCTTGGCTTGTAAAAGTGAAAGGCGAGTGGAAAGAGCTTCGCGTTGAATCGTGGAAGCGCCATGGCCAAGGGTTGGTTGCTAAGCTTGAAGGTTTGGATATTCGCGAGGATGCCCAAGTGTTCACTAATGCTGAAGTAACTGTACCTGCAGGTCAGCTACCTGCGTTGTCGGATGAAGAATTCTACTGGCGCGAGTTGTTTGGCATGTCTGTTTTCACTACTGAAGGTTACGACCTAGGTAAAGTAACTGACATCCTGGAAACAGGTTCAAACGACGTATTAGTAGTTAAGGCTAATCTAAAGGATGCTTTTGGACAGAAGGAACGCTTAATCCCGTTCCTCGATGAGCAGGTCATCAAGTCGATTGATCGCACTGCTCAGCGGATCGAAGTTGACTGGGATCCTGGATTCTAA
- the trmD gene encoding tRNA (guanosine(37)-N1)-methyltransferase TrmD translates to MKVGIISLFPDMFNAITNYGVTGQAVKKGLLSVETWNPRDFTHDKHRTVDDRPYGGGPGMLMMVQPLRDAIHTAKQSVEGQAKVIYLSPQGRKLDQAGVEELAQNENLILICGRYEGVDERIIQQEVDEEWSIGDFVLTGGELPAMTLVDAVVRFVPGVLGDFASAEEDSFANGLLDCPHYTRPEMLDGQEVPKVLLSGNHKDISRWRLKQSLGRTWLRRPELLENLALTDDQEFLLAEFIREHRASI, encoded by the coding sequence ATGAAGGTAGGCATAATCAGCCTTTTCCCTGACATGTTTAATGCCATTACCAATTATGGGGTGACAGGCCAGGCGGTAAAAAAAGGCCTTTTGTCAGTAGAAACGTGGAATCCCCGCGATTTTACACATGACAAACATCGTACGGTTGATGATCGACCATATGGTGGCGGACCCGGTATGTTAATGATGGTACAGCCTTTGCGCGATGCCATTCATACTGCCAAACAGTCCGTTGAAGGTCAGGCTAAAGTCATTTATCTATCACCTCAGGGCCGTAAGCTTGATCAAGCTGGTGTTGAGGAGTTAGCTCAGAATGAGAACCTGATTCTTATTTGTGGGCGCTACGAAGGGGTAGATGAGCGCATTATCCAACAAGAGGTGGACGAAGAATGGTCTATCGGGGATTTTGTGCTAACTGGGGGCGAATTGCCTGCCATGACGTTAGTTGATGCAGTTGTCCGGTTTGTTCCGGGCGTGCTGGGAGACTTTGCGTCAGCAGAAGAAGATTCTTTTGCAAATGGCTTGTTAGATTGCCCACATTATACTCGTCCGGAAATGTTGGATGGGCAGGAAGTACCAAAAGTATTACTGTCAGGAAATCACAAGGACATTAGTCGCTGGCGATTAAAGCAATCGTTGGGCCGAACTTGGCTAAGAAGACCAGAGCTCCTGGAAAACCTAGCTCTGACTGACGATCAGGAATTCTTGCTCGCGGAGTTTATCCGTGAACATAGAGCAAGCATTTAA
- the rplS gene encoding 50S ribosomal protein L19 — MSNIIKQLEDEQLKQDLPTFAPGDTVVVQVKVKEGDRERLQAFEGVVIAKRNRGLHSAFTVRKISNGEGVERAFQTHSPIVDSITVKRRGLVRRAKLYYLRERSGKAARIKEKLARK, encoded by the coding sequence ATGAGTAACATCATCAAGCAGCTCGAAGACGAGCAACTAAAACAAGACCTACCTACTTTTGCACCTGGCGACACTGTTGTTGTTCAGGTTAAAGTAAAAGAAGGTGACCGTGAGCGTCTACAGGCGTTCGAAGGCGTGGTTATCGCTAAGCGTAACCGTGGTCTACATTCTGCATTCACAGTTCGTAAAATCTCGAACGGTGAAGGCGTTGAGCGTGCGTTCCAAACTCACTCTCCAATCGTTGACAGCATTACTGTTAAGCGTCGTGGTCTAGTACGTCGTGCCAAACTGTACTACCTACGTGAGCGTTCAGGTAAAGCGGCTCGTATCAAAGAGAAACTTGCTCGCAAGTAA
- a CDS encoding porin family protein — translation MTLLSSRSCIALLCSTISFSASAYYPNQVYVHTGYGNFSTGEQQDDSWITQLGYSYALTPGMAIEVASFLNIADDDNIKSNATSQPVNADYRGGILALRGEVPVMNRFYAYGKFGAAYTHVKYEQWQDGNNQQETLQGVRPYLAFGIKAPLSHNLLIGLETQYIVLPQEARLNTLTLGLHFTY, via the coding sequence ATGACTTTACTCTCTTCTCGATCTTGCATCGCACTGCTGTGTAGCACCATAAGTTTTTCCGCTTCGGCTTACTACCCAAACCAAGTCTATGTACATACGGGTTATGGTAATTTTAGTACAGGCGAGCAACAAGACGACAGCTGGATCACTCAGCTTGGTTATAGCTATGCATTAACCCCTGGGATGGCGATTGAAGTCGCTTCATTTCTTAATATCGCTGATGATGACAATATAAAAAGTAATGCGACATCACAGCCCGTGAATGCAGATTATCGAGGTGGAATACTGGCTCTACGTGGTGAAGTACCGGTCATGAATCGTTTTTATGCCTACGGAAAGTTTGGCGCGGCTTACACACACGTTAAATACGAACAGTGGCAGGATGGCAATAATCAACAAGAAACCCTTCAAGGTGTTCGTCCCTACCTCGCCTTTGGTATTAAAGCCCCCCTCAGTCATAATTTATTGATTGGGTTAGAAACCCAGTACATCGTTCTGCCTCAAGAAGCTCGACTGAATACGCTTACCTTAGGTCTGCATTTTACTTATTAA
- a CDS encoding carbon starvation CstA family protein, translating into MTWFLLCVAALIGGYFIYGAFIEKVFGINEKRQTPAYTKTDGVDYVPMSTKKVYLVQLLNIAGVGPIFGPIMGALYGPAAMLWIVLGCIFAGAVHDYFSGMLSVRNGGASVPTLTGRYLGNGAKHFMNIFAIVLLLLVGVVFVSAPAGMITNLVNEQTSMNLSMTTMVVIIFAYYIIATIVPVDKIIGRFYPLFGALLIFMSVGLITAIAVSSEHSLLGDYEMSQMFTNMNPNDLPLWPALFITIACGAISGFHATQSPLMARCMENEKNGRFVFYGAMIGEGVIALIWCALALSFFGSVESLAEAVKTGGPGSVVYDSSIGLLGVVGGVVAFLGVVILPITSGDTAFRSSRLILAEYFNMEQKTLRNRLLMALPLFVLGGVLTQVDFGIIWRYFGFANQSTAVMMLWTASAYLLRHNKLHWVATIPAIFMTTVCITFILSNAQLGFGLPMTLSTIVGIVSSLAVTVIVIKKSKGKGETDLADEDDGKLETV; encoded by the coding sequence ATGACTTGGTTCTTACTCTGCGTTGCCGCACTGATAGGTGGATATTTCATCTACGGAGCATTCATTGAAAAAGTTTTTGGCATTAACGAAAAACGCCAAACGCCTGCATATACCAAAACGGATGGTGTTGACTATGTACCGATGTCGACAAAGAAAGTCTACCTAGTACAACTACTCAATATCGCAGGTGTTGGCCCAATTTTTGGTCCAATTATGGGTGCCTTATACGGCCCTGCAGCCATGCTTTGGATTGTATTAGGCTGTATTTTTGCCGGTGCAGTGCATGACTATTTTTCAGGGATGCTATCGGTACGTAATGGCGGTGCATCAGTGCCAACATTAACTGGTCGCTACTTAGGCAACGGTGCAAAACACTTTATGAACATTTTTGCTATCGTACTGTTGCTGCTTGTGGGTGTGGTCTTTGTATCTGCGCCAGCAGGTATGATAACGAATCTAGTTAACGAACAAACTAGCATGAACTTGTCGATGACAACCATGGTCGTGATTATCTTTGCTTATTACATCATCGCGACAATCGTGCCAGTTGATAAAATCATTGGTCGTTTCTATCCGCTATTTGGCGCTCTACTGATATTCATGTCAGTTGGTCTGATTACTGCTATCGCCGTATCCAGTGAGCATTCACTACTTGGCGATTACGAAATGAGTCAGATGTTCACCAATATGAACCCAAATGACTTACCACTTTGGCCTGCGTTATTTATCACTATCGCCTGTGGTGCAATCTCGGGCTTCCACGCAACCCAGTCACCATTGATGGCGCGCTGTATGGAAAATGAAAAGAATGGACGTTTTGTTTTCTACGGCGCAATGATTGGTGAAGGTGTAATTGCCCTGATCTGGTGTGCTCTTGCCTTGTCTTTCTTCGGTTCAGTGGAATCATTAGCAGAAGCCGTGAAAACCGGTGGCCCAGGTAGTGTCGTTTATGATTCATCTATCGGCCTGCTCGGTGTCGTCGGTGGTGTGGTAGCTTTCCTTGGTGTCGTGATCCTACCAATTACATCTGGGGATACGGCGTTCCGCTCTAGCCGCTTGATCCTTGCTGAATACTTCAACATGGAACAAAAAACACTACGTAATCGTCTTCTAATGGCGCTACCACTATTCGTCTTGGGTGGTGTGCTAACTCAAGTTGACTTCGGTATCATCTGGCGTTACTTCGGCTTTGCTAACCAATCAACAGCCGTAATGATGTTATGGACAGCATCTGCTTACCTACTTCGTCATAACAAACTGCACTGGGTCGCGACTATCCCAGCTATCTTTATGACAACCGTATGTATCACCTTTATCCTAAGTAATGCGCAACTGGGCTTTGGCTTACCAATGACGCTGTCCACCATTGTTGGCATCGTAAGTAGCCTAGCAGTTACGGTCATCGTTATTAAAAAATCAAAAGGCAAAGGCGAAACTGACCTTGCAGATGAAGATGATGGCAAACTAGAAACTGTGTAG
- a CDS encoding DUF2799 domain-containing protein — protein sequence MTIILISLLGGCSTTISTQSLITDENWSQLGFNKGRRGENPVAEAVLQKTVSEVNDIVNLDYDTYLKGYQKGLESYCSLEQLRQMGMEMKMDWGVCEFRREGEGLYQVYWKQGFDRSMSSDGMAGY from the coding sequence GTGACAATTATATTAATTTCATTATTGGGTGGATGCTCTACGACCATTTCTACACAGTCGTTAATAACTGATGAAAACTGGTCTCAGCTTGGATTTAATAAAGGGCGACGAGGAGAAAATCCAGTTGCGGAGGCTGTTCTTCAAAAGACAGTTTCTGAAGTAAACGACATTGTTAATCTTGATTACGATACTTACCTTAAGGGGTATCAGAAAGGGTTGGAGTCTTATTGCTCACTGGAACAGTTACGTCAAATGGGCATGGAAATGAAAATGGACTGGGGTGTTTGCGAATTTCGCCGCGAAGGCGAGGGCCTGTATCAAGTGTATTGGAAGCAAGGGTTTGATCGCAGCATGTCATCGGATGGTATGGCTGGTTACTGA